The Rhododendron vialii isolate Sample 1 chromosome 3a, ASM3025357v1 nucleotide sequence CTATGGTGTTTCATTTTAATTATGGACCTCCCTGCTTCTTCAACAAAtaaatacgagagagagagagagagagagagagagagagagagagagaccaataCAATTAAGGAAAGCAAGGTTTTTGGCCCCGAAAGAACTAACACTGACTTGAATACAGGAAAATTTTAGTACCTCGTTCCGAATTAACAACAAAACTGTAGTAGCGAAAAAACTCGGATTGAATAAGCTCATAGAGATGGATTTCACTTTGATTTGCCTTTGTTCGAAGGACCCTTTTTGAAAGACGTTTTCTTGAAAGGTTTGTTGTTATTTGGTTTCAACTTGCTTGAGCTTTTGCCTGAGGTTGATGAAGACTTTCGCTGTTGTTGGTTACTCCGCTTCTTATCCTTCTTCACATTATACATATTGACAGCctatttggaaagaaaaaaagaaaaaaaaaacgttcaaAAGTCATAGGGAATGGCAAAAAGGAAATCTTAAGACCTTGGAGCGTAAACGAAAGCGTAACCCGATGAATAAGGCATACCCTTTCCACATTCAGTATCTCATGGGAATTTTTGGAGATTAACTTGCTCAGAACCTTCTCAGTTTGCTGCCTCTCTAGTGAACCCATTCCGGAGCCTTCGACCACGGGTAGGAACTGAAAGCAAATAAAGGGgaaagaaaactttttttagtAGTTGCAGTGAGGAATCAGCACAATCAGGGATCCCAGGGGATCAGAATGTGTTTGTTTTGCAGCTTAAAAGAGTTGCTGGAAGCTTTTTCAAAAGGTGAGAGTATGTGCCAGTGTTGTTAGCCTAGCTTCCATTTACAATTCATGCCTAAATACAGATCAAGCGATGCTTTTGGCTTCTGCTTATAGATTATCAGCTTTCAGCTTTTAGGTGCAAATAAACATGCAATATATGATCCACAGAAATTAGTACCGAGAAAAGTACTCAAATGGCAAAAATAAAGACTAAAGAGCATAGCCAAAATTCAACTATACTGAACACTGTTGACGACAAGTTATAATTTTTGGACACTAATCTGGCCCTATAGCACTTATGATTAGGAATAGTGTACAAACCTTGCGATATTTCGCTTCATGCTTTGGAGGTTTTTCTCCAGCAAGCTTCTTGTCAAATTTTCCACCACTGGCTGTTGAGGTCGCTGCCATTCCAGCCACACTCTCAAGTTCGTTTTTACTTGCTTTCCTAGGTGCAGCTTGAGTTCCTGTTATGGGAAGAGCTGTAGCAGCGAGTTGGATATGGCTGCAGAACAAAACACATTCATTATCGTTCTACAATTTGAAGCAGAAGAAATTTGCTGTAACTCAGCACAGTGTTTTCCCTCATAATGAAAACCGTAGAAACAGAGAAAGAGGCTATGGCTATTGGCTGCAATATGACCAAAAACATTACTGGAAGTTCATGCTCAGTGGAAGTCCAAGCATGAGACCTACAAGTAAATCCCTTTTGCAATAACAGAAAAACAATTTCACAGGGAAATGAGTACATCCAACCCAACGGGAAATATCAATCTTTTCATTGTTTTACCTTTCCTCCCCAAAGCAAAAAAGATCAGCACCAGATCGAAAATTGTAGCAATACTCATTCTATAAGAATACTCCAGAGAAAAGCTAAATAGCAGAGGAGAAAATTAGTTGCTATTCAACTAGTAAGTCAGCATTACTTTGGGGCATTCAAATCAGAATCAGATTGTATGCACAGAAGATAAGCACAGATTCTTTCAACTGAAGAGGTAGAGATTTCCAAACTCAATCACATTCGTTGATCTAGTGACCCACCTGTCCATGGGACTCTTCTAGTTTTTCATTAAGGAGGGCGGAATCAGAAATCACATGGGACAGTGATTGGGTTTTTTGACCATAATAAGGAACGGGACGGgactgaaaaacaaaaataagaaccaGAGAATCCCtccaaaattgaaacaaaatgaaaggaaaattggCAAGCCATCTGAAGTTACTTGTGTTTCCAATGAGTAGAGATCTTAAGCATAAGTTGTTAACTACAAAAAGGTTTTAAACTACAGATGATCACACTTAGATAGTGATCAACTGTGTTACATGAAAGTAACATCATTCCATCGACCTCAGACTATTTGAAGATCATGAGTCAACAAAGTTCACCAGATAATCCACAAGGACGGTGTCTTGTTTGTACTAGAACACCAAATGTCAAGCAATAAAATGCAAGCATAGGACAATGAATAACAACATCACTGCAAATTAAAAATGGTTACAAGGTGAAACCTCGGCAGGGCACCAACTTTTGCAGCTTGTTTCAAATTCTGCAACCGATGCTTCTCTTGCTTTTCTACTCGCTGCTTCTTTTCCTCTCGTCTCTTAGCAAAAGGATCTACTCCTGGCTCTGAAAGAAGTTACAACCACGACTATTAGAACTATTGTTCTATAATGAAAACTTCGTCATGATTCACTACAAAGGTGGGGCCGTGGGGGATGCAGAAGAGAGAAGGTCAAGGGGTGAAACAATAATGAGATGCTTAGCGGCTAGAACTTGACCATATCAACTACGTCGCAACGTAATCTttatattcaaaatattttaaggctgcATTGAACATACAGAAACAAAAGGCAATTATAGACTGatgaaattaaaaatacttGGCATATTTACCATCAGTCGCCTTTGCCTCAATGATGGGTATATCATTGTCATCATTCACACGATCGTAGCCATGGCGACGCTTCCAAGTACCAGTTTGTTCATCAAATACAACCTTGTCTTTTTTGCGCTGTACTATACCTGCAACATAGTTCAAAAGAAGATGACAAACTGTTGAACTAGCAGCATAAAACAGTCAGCATTATGGTTTCATTGCCGTTGTTCTGGTGTTTGGCAAGAAAAATCTTTTGTACAGGAAACATCAAAGGTGAAGTACTTTCTAGGAAGCCAAGATTCTTATTGACTAACCTTTCTTTTTAGCAAACTCCTCCCATTTTGTAGGAGGCTTTTTCTTCGGCAGCTgataaaagcaagaaaaatatcaaatatgTAATCACTAACTGTTGCTGCACATGAAAACCAATGAAGGCTACAGCATCACATATTAGGGAAAGAGGAGTAAACAAGAACAAGCCAGTACTGTAAGAACTTCAAGATTATAAACCCGGCAGTTAACTACTCGAAGTTGGCTACCTCAGAATCACccattgaaaaaggaaaaatagtgcTATACAAAGCGACCAATGGTGTGATTCTACCAGATACCGTTTTCATCAATGAAACAACAACCACCGAAGTACTCAACACGCGTTGCCTGATATCATTATTGTGTGGTAAAAGCTCAATATAGCAAGGTGATGGTAGCTCGCTTTTAAATTTAGGCTAGTATTAATGTGGTATAATTGCTCCAAGTCTCCTAAATGTAGGCAATCAAGAACTGTGGATGATAATATTGTTGTTATGCTTCTCCTTCTTCCCCTTTCCCCCTTCATCCGCTATGTTGTGTGTTTAAGTGAAGGAAATGCACTACTATTAGTTAGTAGTAGCCACCACAAAACTGTCATAATTGAGAAATATGTGGCATTCTGCAAGATACTCCAACCTTCACTCCCTTTAGCTGTTTATAAATGATGGGGGAAAAGCAGCTTCAAGAAAGGTTACCAGTTATCCAACTATCAGGGGATTTCAAGCACTAGGTAGTAGGTACGCATAATGCCCCAGATTAGTTGAGTGTTTATTCGACAAATTGCCAATGGATTTTCTCAATTTATTTGCCCCTCTCTACCTACCCACCTGTGACGGTTTCGGGTACAGGTACCCAAAGTAAAAGCACATATATTACAGGGAACTGCCATAAAGGTGGTTACAATAATAGGTTCtctgtagcaaaaaaaaaaatttgttgaggCAAACCAAGAAAGCAATCTCgacaatttttacttttccgtaATTTAAAGAAGTATGAGAAAGCGATCAAAACAATATGCTTTAAGAAGCCACCTTTTGCTATTCAACAActtaaaaggagaaaaaggaatGAAAAGGGCATTAAGCAAAATCAATAGAGAGGCATGAAAATGGTACAAGGACAAAATTTTGATATTACACAAACatgaaagaaacaaagaagTGCATACAGGCTTCTCTCTTGGCAATCTTGTAGTAGGTTGAGGCAACGTGACAA carries:
- the LOC131320229 gene encoding ribosome biogenesis regulatory protein homolog, with translation MAEEYQIDLGNLMAFDPHHHFPSLPSSREELVKQCLEKSTKLVQAVADALFNLPSTDDPDGPIVTLPQPTTRLPREKPLPKKKPPTKWEEFAKKKGIVQRKKDKVVFDEQTGTWKRRHGYDRVNDDNDIPIIEAKATDEPGVDPFAKRREEKKQRVEKQEKHRLQNLKQAAKVGALPSHIQLAATALPITGTQAAPRKASKNELESVAGMAATSTASGGKFDKKLAGEKPPKHEAKYRKFLPVVEGSGMGSLERQQTEKVLSKLISKNSHEILNVERAVNMYNVKKDKKRSNQQQRKSSSTSGKSSSKLKPNNNKPFKKTSFKKGPSNKGKSK